A region from the bacterium genome encodes:
- a CDS encoding TlpA family protein disulfide reductase, protein MTMSPRASFRLAAAVFLAACLLLSGFPARAADYPKTLPEIRLSDWDGKEYVITRNGDGGNVLIFFWSVFCPNCKEVMPKLAKYASSEASRGTKFYAVNVDGENFKNAVKAFLDDVRPGYTVVLDRFEKGAMVAADPLNVAKTPTLYLVTSTGKVILRQEISIDLDRFEKANSAKK, encoded by the coding sequence ATGACGATGAGCCCAAGGGCGTCTTTTCGCCTCGCTGCTGCGGTCTTTTTGGCCGCCTGCCTACTCTTGTCGGGGTTTCCCGCCCGGGCAGCCGACTATCCCAAAACCCTCCCGGAGATACGGCTCAGCGACTGGGACGGGAAGGAATACGTAATCACAAGAAACGGTGACGGGGGAAACGTCCTCATATTTTTCTGGTCGGTCTTTTGCCCGAACTGCAAGGAAGTGATGCCGAAGCTTGCGAAATACGCCTCCTCGGAGGCGTCGCGGGGAACGAAGTTCTACGCGGTAAACGTTGACGGCGAAAATTTCAAGAACGCTGTAAAGGCTTTTCTCGACGATGTCAGGCCCGGGTACACCGTGGTCCTCGACCGCTTCGAGAAGGGGGCGATGGTAGCGGCGGATCCGCTTAACGTCGCGAAAACCCCGACGCTCTATCTTGTGACCTCAACCGGCAAGGTTATACTGCGACAGGAGATATCTATAGACCTCGACCGTTTTGAGAAGGCGAATTCGGCAAAAAAATAA
- the selD gene encoding selenide, water dikinase SelD — protein sequence MGPEVLAGVLSGLKVPANERVLVGLSTGDDAGVYLLDEKTALVQTLDFISPVVDDPFLFGKIAAANSLSDVYAMGGKPLTAMNILCFPACDVEKEDISAILAGALEKILEAGAALVGGHTVESRELFFGLSVTGTINPEKLFTNRGARPGDLLVLTKPLGAGMVATAVKGGLAKPEHAEKMALSMARLNRLPSESMARHGATAATDVTGFGLAGHALGICRESSVDILINWEKVPMLPGAKEAWQAGLVPAGAYANLSSYAKKIVNERCDSAETSLFACDPQTSGGLLIAIPEEGAKRVLEEIGGEFPESAVIGRVMAGEGLLRIE from the coding sequence ATCGGGCCGGAGGTTCTGGCCGGAGTTCTTTCGGGGCTTAAAGTCCCGGCGAATGAAAGGGTGCTGGTGGGGCTTTCCACCGGCGACGACGCCGGGGTCTACCTTCTGGACGAAAAGACCGCCCTCGTGCAGACTCTCGACTTCATTTCCCCCGTGGTGGACGACCCTTTTCTCTTCGGTAAGATAGCCGCCGCCAACTCCCTTTCCGATGTCTACGCGATGGGCGGAAAACCGCTCACGGCGATGAACATCCTGTGTTTTCCCGCCTGCGACGTGGAAAAAGAGGATATCTCGGCGATTCTGGCGGGAGCGCTGGAAAAAATTCTCGAAGCCGGGGCCGCCCTCGTCGGCGGCCACACCGTGGAGAGCCGGGAGCTCTTCTTCGGCCTCTCCGTCACCGGCACGATAAACCCCGAGAAACTCTTCACCAACCGGGGCGCAAGACCCGGCGACCTTCTCGTTCTGACCAAGCCGCTCGGCGCGGGGATGGTCGCCACCGCCGTAAAGGGAGGTCTCGCGAAGCCCGAACACGCCGAAAAGATGGCGCTCTCGATGGCGCGGCTGAACCGCCTCCCCTCCGAGTCGATGGCGCGCCACGGCGCGACCGCCGCCACCGACGTGACGGGTTTCGGCCTCGCGGGCCATGCCCTCGGCATCTGCCGAGAGAGTTCCGTAGACATCCTCATAAACTGGGAGAAAGTTCCCATGCTGCCGGGCGCGAAAGAGGCCTGGCAGGCGGGGCTCGTGCCCGCCGGGGCTTACGCGAACCTCTCTTCCTACGCCAAAAAGATCGTCAACGAAAGGTGCGACTCCGCCGAGACCAGCCTTTTCGCCTGCGACCCGCAGACCTCCGGCGGTCTTCTTATAGCGATACCCGAAGAGGGCGCGAAAAGGGTTCTGGAAGAGATCGGCGGAGAATTTCCCGAGAGCGCGGTTATAGGAAGGGTAATGGCGGGCGAGGGATTATTGCGGATCGAGTAG
- a CDS encoding methyl-accepting chemotaxis protein, whose amino-acid sequence MFSIVRRKLLIEKEFQIKFILKVLAVIVVGTALTGIFLYKFGNYQFDRTYYLAHQDVRESWEVFWEAVLGASLASMALVTAPIIFFTLYESHRIVGPLYRVRVNLDKISGGDLTLETKLRKDDEFLVFNDVMNNLTHSLRDKVAGIREAKEALGKELEEGETDRARLRERLNALDEKISAFRI is encoded by the coding sequence ATGTTTTCCATCGTGCGCCGCAAGCTGCTCATCGAAAAAGAATTCCAGATCAAGTTCATATTAAAAGTTCTGGCGGTTATAGTCGTCGGAACCGCCCTCACCGGAATTTTTCTCTACAAATTCGGAAATTACCAGTTCGACAGGACCTACTACCTCGCCCACCAGGATGTGCGCGAGAGCTGGGAGGTCTTCTGGGAGGCGGTTCTCGGCGCTTCGCTCGCCTCGATGGCCCTCGTCACGGCCCCTATAATCTTTTTCACCCTTTACGAGAGCCACCGGATAGTCGGCCCCCTTTACCGGGTGCGCGTCAACCTCGACAAGATCAGCGGCGGAGACCTCACGCTCGAAACGAAGCTCCGCAAGGACGACGAGTTTCTGGTCTTTAACGACGTAATGAACAACCTCACCCATTCCCTCCGGGACAAGGTGGCCGGGATACGGGAGGCGAAGGAGGCGCTCGGGAAGGAGCTGGAGGAGGGTGAAACCGACAGGGCCCGCCTCCGGGAACGTCTGAACGCCCTCGATGAGAAGATCTCCGCCTTCCGCATCTGA
- a CDS encoding PilZ domain-containing protein, producing the protein MEDTAVKRRFQRIKTQARVRMSAPITGGVPDSAEVRELGLGGCLVSTPMKIGVGRMVMLYLDLEGDEVSAVAKILYEYTNEEGSFNCGAEFLDVEEADFARLSIYINDRISDYSRERYTC; encoded by the coding sequence ATGGAAGACACAGCCGTGAAAAGAAGATTTCAAAGAATCAAGACTCAGGCGAGGGTCAGAATGTCGGCGCCGATAACCGGCGGCGTGCCGGACAGCGCGGAGGTTCGCGAACTCGGCCTCGGAGGTTGCCTCGTCTCCACCCCGATGAAGATAGGGGTCGGAAGAATGGTGATGCTCTACCTCGACCTCGAAGGGGATGAAGTGAGCGCGGTGGCCAAGATTCTCTACGAATACACCAACGAAGAAGGCTCCTTTAACTGCGGAGCGGAATTTCTCGATGTCGAGGAGGCCGATTTCGCCAGACTCTCGATCTACATCAACGACCGCATCTCCGACTATTCCAGGGAAAGATACACCTGCTGA
- a CDS encoding TlpA family protein disulfide reductase: MEGKMKKNFRFALVLLFLTLLLPSASLALCIGTGQQMPEFWAYDLEGKKVSINDYRGKVVMLAFWASWCPRCMDELAYLQKNFAGANGDLVVLAVNQETKMLSPQHVEKLKVEVKQMGLTFPIILDKDFDAYKKLCIAALPTSIVIDRDGKVIYAATTYYTDTANSLKETLKSLGISTDQGK; the protein is encoded by the coding sequence ATGGAGGGAAAAATGAAAAAGAATTTCCGCTTCGCGCTGGTGCTGCTCTTCCTGACCCTCTTGCTCCCGTCCGCCTCTCTTGCCCTCTGCATCGGGACCGGGCAGCAGATGCCCGAATTCTGGGCTTACGACCTCGAAGGCAAAAAGGTCAGCATCAACGACTACAGGGGCAAGGTGGTCATGCTCGCATTCTGGGCCTCCTGGTGCCCGAGGTGCATGGACGAGCTTGCCTACCTGCAGAAGAACTTCGCCGGGGCCAACGGGGATCTGGTCGTTCTGGCCGTGAACCAGGAGACCAAGATGCTTTCCCCCCAGCACGTCGAAAAGCTGAAGGTGGAAGTCAAGCAGATGGGGCTGACCTTCCCCATCATCCTCGACAAGGATTTCGACGCCTACAAAAAGCTCTGCATAGCCGCCCTGCCGACCAGCATAGTCATCGACCGGGACGGAAAGGTTATTTACGCCGCGACCACCTATTACACCGATACGGCGAATTCCCTGAAAGAGACCCTGAAGTCGCTCGGAATCTCCACCGATCAGGGCAAATAA